A part of Flavobacteriaceae bacterium GSB9 genomic DNA contains:
- a CDS encoding acetyltransferase, translating to MSQLKEVKKVRIYGAGGHSQVIKEVLEQNGYTVTDTFDDKPDQTHKASKNVAMGLRKDVDNFPHKGAPVIIAIGNNAERAEIADFLRSEFEITIHHSAIISPTSKIGEGSVIFAGAIIQSNTIIGKHVIINTGASIDHDNIIGDFAHISPKAALCGHVEVGKGSHIGVGAIVIPKIKIGKWCKIGAGSVIIKDVPDYSTVVGNPGRIIKTTKP from the coding sequence ATGAGTCAACTAAAAGAAGTCAAAAAGGTTCGCATTTATGGTGCTGGGGGACATTCACAAGTAATAAAAGAGGTATTAGAACAAAATGGCTATACCGTTACCGATACGTTCGACGACAAACCGGATCAAACCCACAAGGCGTCAAAAAATGTGGCTATGGGATTGAGGAAAGATGTAGATAATTTTCCACACAAGGGCGCCCCTGTTATTATTGCCATTGGAAATAATGCTGAACGTGCTGAAATCGCAGACTTTTTGAGATCTGAATTTGAAATAACTATACATCACTCAGCAATAATTTCTCCAACATCAAAAATTGGAGAGGGCTCTGTAATTTTTGCTGGAGCCATTATCCAATCCAATACCATAATTGGGAAACATGTTATTATAAACACTGGTGCTAGTATAGACCATGATAATATTATTGGCGATTTTGCCCATATATCCCCTAAAGCTGCTCTATGCGGACATGTAGAGGTTGGTAAAGGCTCCCATATAGGTGTAGGCGCTATAGTTATACCAAAAATTAAAATTGGTAAATGGTGTAAAATTGGTGCTGGATCGGTAATTATTAAGGATGTTCCAGACTATTCAACCGTAGTCGGGAATCCTGGAAGAATCATTAAGACAACAAAGCCCTAA
- a CDS encoding sugar transferase: protein MSYKTTLKPFLDFFAAFFALVLLSPVIIITTLLLFIVNNGKPFFFQKRPGKNEQIFTIIKFKTMNDKTDVNGNLLSDYERLTRVGLIVRKASIDEIPQLFNVLKGDMSIIGPRPLLPRYLPYYTKEERTRHDVRPGITGLAQVNGRNFLDWEPRLKLDVEYVKTISLKTDFKILIKTIYKVLASKDIATDATKAQPYLDELRKNTK from the coding sequence ATGAGTTACAAAACTACATTAAAGCCTTTTTTAGATTTTTTTGCTGCATTTTTTGCACTTGTTTTACTTTCACCTGTTATTATTATTACAACGCTTTTACTATTTATAGTTAATAACGGTAAACCTTTTTTCTTTCAAAAAAGACCTGGAAAAAATGAACAAATTTTCACCATTATTAAGTTTAAGACGATGAATGATAAAACAGATGTCAACGGAAATTTGTTATCTGATTACGAAAGATTGACCCGTGTTGGACTTATAGTCAGAAAGGCATCTATTGATGAAATACCTCAATTATTCAATGTGTTAAAAGGCGATATGTCTATTATCGGCCCTAGGCCTTTACTGCCTAGGTACCTGCCATATTATACCAAAGAAGAACGAACAAGGCATGATGTTAGACCTGGAATTACCGGGTTGGCACAGGTAAACGGAAGGAACTTTTTAGATTGGGAGCCTCGATTGAAATTAGACGTTGAGTACGTAAAAACAATATCTTTAAAAACAGATTTTAAAATTTTAATAAAAACCATATATAAGGTTTTGGCATCAAAGGATATTGCAACAGATGCCACAAAAGCACAACCCTACTTAGACGAGTTAAGAAAAAATACAAAATAA
- a CDS encoding glycosyltransferase family 4 protein: protein MKQKIIRVTTVPMSLASLLKGQLNYMSAHFDIIGISGSDDGYLEEVGKRENVKVIPVTMTRKITPFKDLIAVYKLYKIFKKEKPLIVHSHTPKAGTLSMIAAKFAHVPYRLHTIAGLPLVEATGLKRVVLNLVEKITYKCATKIYPNSYGLVDIILENNFTIKNKLKVLANGSSNGIDTSHFDPKLYDNKFKCELRSSPELKLKDNDYVFIYVGRLVKDKGVNELIEAFNLIDNTNNNIKLLLVGWYENELDPLLPETKKNIKDNDNIITTGWVVDVRPYFSIANALIFPSYREGFPNVVLQAAAMGLPCVVSNINGCNEIIENNLNGFVIPTKDHKAIHEKMLLLLNNKSKAETMAKNSRPKVISKYEQKLVWSAILNEYKALEKSI, encoded by the coding sequence ATGAAGCAAAAAATCATTAGGGTTACCACCGTCCCTATGTCACTAGCTAGTCTGTTAAAAGGTCAATTAAACTATATGAGCGCCCATTTTGATATAATTGGCATATCTGGTTCCGATGACGGATATCTAGAAGAAGTAGGTAAACGGGAAAACGTAAAAGTTATCCCTGTTACAATGACTAGAAAAATAACCCCTTTTAAAGATTTGATTGCTGTTTATAAACTCTACAAAATTTTTAAAAAAGAAAAGCCATTAATTGTGCACTCTCACACCCCAAAAGCTGGAACTTTATCTATGATTGCAGCTAAATTTGCGCATGTTCCCTATAGGTTACATACAATTGCAGGTCTCCCACTAGTAGAAGCCACCGGTTTGAAACGGGTTGTTTTAAATTTAGTCGAAAAAATCACCTATAAATGTGCTACCAAAATCTATCCTAATTCGTATGGTTTGGTTGATATTATTTTGGAAAATAATTTTACAATAAAAAACAAATTAAAAGTATTAGCAAACGGAAGCTCTAACGGTATCGACACGTCTCATTTTGACCCAAAACTATATGATAATAAGTTTAAATGCGAATTACGATCAAGCCCTGAGCTAAAACTGAAGGACAACGACTATGTTTTTATTTATGTAGGACGCTTGGTAAAAGATAAAGGTGTTAATGAGCTTATTGAGGCCTTTAACTTAATTGACAATACAAACAACAATATAAAGCTGCTGCTTGTTGGTTGGTACGAAAACGAATTAGATCCCTTACTACCAGAAACAAAAAAAAACATTAAAGACAATGACAATATTATCACGACTGGTTGGGTTGTTGACGTAAGGCCTTATTTTTCTATTGCGAATGCTTTGATTTTCCCTAGTTACAGAGAAGGCTTTCCTAACGTAGTTTTGCAAGCAGCTGCTATGGGACTACCTTGTGTGGTATCAAATATTAATGGTTGTAATGAAATTATTGAAAATAACCTTAACGGATTTGTTATTCCTACAAAAGATCATAAGGCTATACATGAAAAAATGTTGCTTTTGCTAAATAATAAGAGCAAAGCAGAAACCATGGCAAAAAATTCAAGACCAAAAGTAATTTCAAAATACGAACAAAAATTGGTATGGTCTGCTATTTTAAACGAGTACAAAGCTCTAGAAAAAAGTATCTAA
- a CDS encoding right-handed parallel beta-helix repeat-containing protein encodes MMFKSMILVMMFMTLLCSCNNEELFVEEPIAEVVNNTENGNTEVTNNENSNEDTNTDNSLPCDFDLTTLSAGDTVVIDCVMDLEGATINLPSDVTLLYEGGEIVNGTLNFSDNTTIDGNLLNMTLTTTGSIPLLKDTVFDFVPERWGIVEGKVSDEDALNNRDIIESMMEKVKDMGVNTFKIDKLDAYFKVDGPLNMGTPELHAINVPSDFNLIMSTNTHLRMQPNGHFRANLLAIYNAKNVTVSGGFLHGDREEHNYDSGFIDSDGSSGDNHEWVNTMAIKGGQNITIDGVTFQDATGDGLHISSKYFYFDSRHIRSKYIYVKNNRFIRARRINLTLVNCEQVFIENNEFIDGGADMPNSKGTAPSCQFNIEPVRHWDNNGELVEYERVNDVYMSNNKGLLTGETGGGFYVSHGNGPIIFENNEIDSSVSYTTAEGVIIRNNLVKDNIKAGNPSNFDRVDFVFGNEVYGNMVFGGIIVGGNGVTIRDNDIEGDIGIYLGAGAKNKSLGVSNCIIKNNTIRASQRGIMAINTTKNTLIEENSIEMLSGSTFALNLYNSWSGEVDANFIVNNNIVTGSKTNDTGAHTSLIGANSISVTNNKLGCVQITGGEDTTFTGNEIDAEINKNGLFFNADCPNSSFKFNTIIIYTSKTPLEISAVDYETGLNLSSTVALENNTVIER; translated from the coding sequence ATGATGTTTAAATCTATGATTTTGGTCATGATGTTCATGACACTATTATGTTCATGCAATAACGAAGAACTTTTTGTTGAAGAACCGATAGCCGAAGTAGTTAATAATACTGAAAACGGAAATACTGAAGTAACTAACAACGAAAACTCAAATGAAGATACGAATACCGACAACAGTTTGCCCTGTGATTTTGATTTAACGACCTTATCCGCCGGTGATACGGTAGTAATTGATTGTGTAATGGATTTAGAAGGCGCTACGATAAACTTGCCTTCTGATGTTACTTTATTGTATGAAGGCGGTGAAATTGTTAACGGTACACTTAATTTTTCGGATAACACTACTATTGATGGTAATCTGTTGAATATGACCTTGACCACAACAGGTTCTATTCCATTACTGAAAGACACTGTTTTTGATTTTGTCCCAGAACGATGGGGGATTGTTGAAGGTAAAGTATCAGACGAAGACGCACTAAATAATAGAGATATTATTGAGAGTATGATGGAAAAAGTTAAAGATATGGGCGTCAATACCTTTAAAATTGACAAGTTGGATGCTTATTTTAAAGTTGATGGGCCCTTGAATATGGGGACTCCAGAGCTACATGCTATCAATGTTCCTTCTGATTTTAATCTAATTATGTCCACTAATACTCACTTAAGAATGCAACCTAATGGCCATTTTCGAGCTAATTTATTAGCAATCTATAATGCCAAAAATGTAACTGTCAGTGGAGGGTTTTTACACGGAGACAGAGAAGAGCATAATTATGACTCTGGTTTTATTGATTCTGATGGTTCTTCTGGAGATAACCATGAATGGGTAAATACTATGGCTATTAAAGGAGGGCAAAACATCACTATTGATGGTGTAACCTTTCAGGATGCCACAGGAGATGGCTTGCATATTTCAAGTAAGTATTTTTATTTTGATTCTAGACACATCAGGTCAAAATATATTTATGTCAAGAATAATCGTTTTATCAGAGCAAGAAGGATTAACTTAACCTTGGTAAATTGTGAACAAGTTTTTATAGAAAACAACGAATTTATCGATGGAGGTGCTGATATGCCTAATTCAAAAGGAACTGCCCCTTCTTGCCAATTTAATATTGAGCCCGTTAGGCATTGGGATAATAATGGTGAACTCGTAGAATACGAAAGAGTTAACGATGTTTACATGAGCAACAATAAGGGGTTGTTGACTGGAGAAACAGGAGGAGGGTTTTATGTTTCTCATGGTAACGGGCCAATAATATTTGAAAATAATGAAATTGACTCTTCGGTATCTTATACTACTGCTGAGGGTGTTATAATAAGAAATAATTTAGTAAAAGATAATATTAAAGCAGGTAATCCTTCTAATTTCGATAGGGTTGACTTTGTTTTTGGCAATGAGGTTTATGGCAACATGGTATTTGGTGGGATTATAGTGGGAGGTAATGGTGTAACAATAAGAGATAATGATATTGAGGGAGATATTGGTATTTATTTAGGTGCAGGAGCAAAAAATAAAAGTTTAGGAGTTTCTAATTGTATAATAAAAAACAATACTATAAGAGCAAGCCAACGAGGGATAATGGCAATAAATACTACAAAAAACACATTGATAGAAGAAAACTCCATAGAAATGCTCTCAGGAAGTACTTTTGCCCTAAACCTTTATAACTCATGGTCTGGTGAGGTAGATGCTAATTTTATAGTAAATAACAATATTGTTACGGGTTCCAAGACAAATGACACTGGCGCTCATACTAGCCTTATTGGTGCGAATTCTATTTCTGTTACCAATAATAAGTTAGGTTGTGTACAGATTACTGGAGGTGAGGATACAACATTTACTGGTAATGAAATAGATGCAGAAATTAACAAGAATGGCTTATTCTTCAATGCAGATTGTCCTAACTCATCATTTAAATTTAATACAATTATAATTTATACTTCCAAAACGCCTTTGGAAATTTCAGCAGTAGATTATGAGACTGGATTGAATTTGTCAAGTACGGTTGCTTTAGAGAATAATACAGTTATAGAAAGGTAG